CGGACCATTATTTGCTGATTGGCCCGTACGATCATTTTGGTGCACAGTCGTCCCGCAAGCCATGGGTTCTGAGAGGTTACACGATTGACCCGGTGGCGCAGATGGATACCCCGGAGATCACCTTCCAGTGGATGGATTTCATTCTGCGTAACGGCGCTAAACTTCCGATACTTGCGGATAAAATGAATTATGAACTGATGGGGGCGAATGAGTGGAGACATGCGCCGTCCCTTGAAAAAATGAGCAACAGTATGCTGACTCTCTACTTAACCAACAGAAGTCTCGAGATTATTACAAATTGAGTGAGAATAAGCCGTCGAAACTTGAGTCGCTACATCAGGAAGTGGATTTTGCCGACAGAAAGACGACCAACAATGATTACTACCCCGACCCGATCGTTGGTAAGAAACCTGACCTTTCCAACGGATTTGCTTTCATCAGTGAGCCTTTCGACGAACCAATTTCAATTCAGGGCACATTTTCGGGCGAAATCAAAGCAAGTATCAACAAGAAGGACATGGATATCGGAATCGTCTTATACGAGGTAATGCCTGATGGCGAGCTGTTTCATCTTTCTTACTTTCTTGGGCGCGCAAGTTATGCGAGAGATATGAGTATCAGGAGACTATTGATACCAGGTAAAATCGAAACAATTCCATTTAATAAAACCCGGATGGTATGCCGGATGTTGAGTAAGGGCAGCCGCCTGCTGATCACCTTAAATGTCAACAAAAATCCTTATGCGCAAATTAACTATGGTACTGGAAGAGATGTGAGCGATGAGAATATTCGCGATGCAAAGATCCCATTGCAGATCCATTGGTACTATCAAAGCTACGTGAACATTCCGATTTGGAAATAAATCGAAAGATCAACAACAGTTCTTATCCGTTCAGCGATTGATTGTTGTCACCATGAATGATTTTCATTGATCAAGTAAAAATAAATCATTTGATTAATGTGCTTTCCGCCACTTATCATGAAACTCGACAAGGGAGGTGTTCATGGAACGCTCACTCTCCCGATCACCTTCTTGATGGTGCTCACGTTCCTTTTGGGAACTTCAGTCGATTCTAAAAAAGAGAAAGCTGAGCGATTTATCATGGATCAACTTGCCCGGCGGCATGTTCCCGGTGCGTCCGTTGCGGTGATCCGCAGCAATCAATACGAGATCATGGCTGGTTACGGGATTGCGGAGATATTGCATCGTAAGAAAGTAACACAGGATACGGTATTTCAAATCGCATCGGCAACGAAATCGTTTACAGCTGTCTGTATCCTTTATCTTATCGAGCAAAGAAAGCTGAAGTTGGAAGACCGGGCATCCACCTACCTATCCTGGATGCCTGAAATTTACAGCGAAGTCACCTTGAGACAGATTCTTACTCACACCTCGGGAGTGAACCGGGATTTGCGTAAAGACAATCTGGATGAGATAGATGAAAAGGAATTCCGAAAAAGACTTGCAGAGGCGCCCCGATCGTTTCCGCCAGGCGAACGTTGGGAATATAGCAACACAGGGTATATCCTGCTGGGCTCGATCATTCAGTCTGTTACCGGAAAAAGCTACGATCACTTTTTGGAAGAACAGTTCTTCAAAAAACTGGGTATGGCGAGAACCGTGACTTCGCATCGTTTGAAGGAATTTTCTGATGTTGCAAAAGGATATGAATGGAACGGAACCGAACTTCAGCCAAGCCCTTATTACAGCGGCGGTGCTTCTGCGGGTGGCATGGCTTCCTCTGTAAAGGATCTGGCCAACTGGAACGTAGCGTTGCAGTCCAATCAGATTCTCTCAAAGCAGTATCGGGAATTGATGTTTACTGCTTCGGCGGGGGTTTCCTTTCCCTTTCGCAATCAAACATCAAGCTATGGAATGGGATGGTTCCTGACAAGGATGCATGGAAAGCCTCTCATCACCCATGGTGGAGCCATTTCAGGATTTTCTTCGATCGTTAACCGCTTCCCGGAAGAGAACCTGCTTATCATCGTTCTTTGCAACGCTAAAGCCGGGGAAGACAAACTCGGACATGCTGAGGCAATCGCTAGCGGTCTTGCGGACATCTACTTGAATGCCGACTGAAATGTCCACGAGAAGCATGCGTGCAAGAGTCGAAAACGGTGGTGTAAGACTTGAACACTTCAACCACCGTGATCGTAAATAATGATGAAAATGCAAAGAAGAACATTTTTGAAAGGCTTGGGAGCGGTGATTGCAATTTTGCCGGATGTTTTGCGTCCAAGATTAGTTCGAGGTGCCACAGCCAGGCGGGCCACGAGCCGTTTACTCCCTTCCGATCCGGCATGGCCAAATCCCAAAAAATGGGAACAGCTGAGCAAGCAGGTGGACGGAAACTTAATCAGAGTGGAGCCTCTTTTTGGCCCATGTAATCCGGAGTCCAAGGCAGCAGCTTGCCAGGATGTAGTGAACAATCTCAAGAACCCTTTTTATCTCGGGGATCAACCCGCTGGCACACAGGTTTCCGGATGGCTGGATGCCTGGACGCCGGCAGCCAGTGTTTATGCAGTCCGCGCCAGAAACACGGGGGATGTCGTAGCAGCAGTAAACTTCGCTCGCGAAAACAATCTACGTCTTGTGGTGAAGGGAGGCGCGCACAGTTATCAAGGAACATCGAACGCCCCGGATTCGCTTCTGGTTTGGACTCGCAGCATGAACCGCGTAACTTTGCATGAGGCTTTCGTTCCCAAAGGTTGTGAAGGCAAGATAGCGCCGGAGCCTGCAGTTACAACGGAAGCAGGCGCTGTGTGGGCAGACCTTTATGACGCAGTGATTGTTAAAGGCGGACGCTATGTGCAGGGCGGTGGCTGCACTTCGGTAGGAGTAGCAGGTCTGGTGCAAAGCGGCGGGTTCGGATCGTTTTCCAAAGGATTCGGCACTGCGGCCGCGAGTCTGCTGGAAGCCGAAATCGTAACAGCGGACGGACAGATACGCATCGCAAACGAATGCATGAACCCCGACCTCTTCTGGGCTATCAAAGGAGGCGGTGGAGGAAGCTGGGGAATCGTTACAAAGCTCACACTACGCACACACGAGCTTCCTAAATTCGCAGGGGTAATCGGTGGGACCATCAGGGCTAGTTCGGATGCCGCGTTTCACAGGCTAATCAGCCGCTTTATCGCATTCTATAAGGAGAGTCTTTTGAACCCACACTGGGGAGAGAGTGTTAAGGTAGGTTCAAATACACTGGAAATTTCGATGCTCTATCAGGGCAACGACAATGCAGAGCCACAGCGCACGTGGCAACCATTCGCCGAATGGGTCAAAAAGGAGCAAGACAGCCTGACGATCCTGGAAGAGATTGATAGTTCGACAATCGAAATGCGAAGCCTGTGGGATGTGCCCGCCAGAAGAAAGCGTGGCAGCAACGCAATGGTCTATGATACGCGACCCGGGGCACCAGAAACGCATGGGTGGTGGCGAGGCGATCAGGAGCAGGTAGGGGTGTTCATTCATGGGTATGAATCCCTCTGGATGCCGGAGTCACTGCTGGGTTCGGACACTCAACCGAAGTTCGTAGATGCTCTTCTTGCGGCCGGTCGGCACAATGTTATCGAACTGCACTTCAACAAGGGTCTTGCCGGCGCTACCACTGAAGTCCTCGCTGCAGCAAGAAACACTGCAACGAACCCGGTGGTGCTTCAATCTTTTGCGCTGGCAATTACCGCTCGCGCCGGCGCGCCCAGATTCCCTGGACAGCAAGGCGCAAGTATGGATCTCGATGCCGCGAAAAGGAATGCCCGCAGCGTAGATGCGGCGATTGCTGAGCTGCGCAGGATCGTTCTTGATGGCGGATCTTATGTTTCGGAGAGCAACTACTTTCATCCATCGTGGCAGCACGCATTCTGGGGCAATCATTATCCGAAGTTGCGCGCGGTTAAAGATCGGTACGATCCGGACGGTTTATTCTTTGTGCACCATGGAGTGGGCAGCGAAGACTGGAGTCCCGACGGCCTCTTGCGTCTCAATTAGCATTGCTTCTTGATATATTTCGAGGTCGATGGCACCAGGATCTCCGTGAACAGAAATCATTCGTTCTACGCTTAAACCGAACTGCTGGATTTTTTTCCCACGCACCTGTAGGCACAACAGATTCCATGTTAAAAAGGAAATAGACTGCTGATGCTCATAGGTCACTTGCCAACTGCTTTAATGCGCGGAACGTCTTCGGCAGCCAGCCAATCGGCGGCTGGAAGACGATCGATTAATTTATACCAGTGCGGATCAGTAGCGAACACCTTTTTGAAAATCTGCAGGGCTTCCGGTTGGCCACCGGCGTTGTAAAGTCCGCCGCGTACCAAAATGAAAGCTCAATATTTTCCGGATAACGCGCCATCGCGCTCTCATACTCTTTCTTTGCGGAAGCCTGGTCCTTTTTCAGCAAGAAGTTCTGTGCTTTTGCTAAATGACGATACGCTTTGTAAATACTCAATAAGCGGCGGAGCTCTACGAGCGGATGCGGGTTGTCGTCCACGCGCAAATCCACAACGCGGTCCTGTTTGGTAGTCTCCTAGGCGGGGGATTTTATCATCGTCGACCAAGCTACCTTGAGTAGCCCCGAAATAGCGATCGATTGGCGACCACAACGGCCTGTCAGCCTGTCCCTTTTTTTGCCATCGCGGCGATATAGATTCAATTCTAAAATCGGCTGGTTCTGACAATACGAATCTTCCGGTCCTAAAAGAAATCCGCAAATAATGTGGTGACGTACGACTCTTCACAGTTCTTATCCGTTCAGCGATTGATTGTTGTCGCCATGAAT
The bacterium DNA segment above includes these coding regions:
- a CDS encoding beta-lactamase family protein, with translation MKLDKGGVHGTLTLPITFLMVLTFLLGTSVDSKKEKAERFIMDQLARRHVPGASVAVIRSNQYEIMAGYGIAEILHRKKVTQDTVFQIASATKSFTAVCILYLIEQRKLKLEDRASTYLSWMPEIYSEVTLRQILTHTSGVNRDLRKDNLDEIDEKEFRKRLAEAPRSFPPGERWEYSNTGYILLGSIIQSVTGKSYDHFLEEQFFKKLGMARTVTSHRLKEFSDVAKGYEWNGTELQPSPYYSGGASAGGMASSVKDLANWNVALQSNQILSKQYRELMFTASAGVSFPFRNQTSSYGMGWFLTRMHGKPLITHGGAISGFSSIVNRFPEENLLIIVLCNAKAGEDKLGHAEAIASGLADIYLNAD
- a CDS encoding FAD-binding oxidoreductase, whose translation is MQRRTFLKGLGAVIAILPDVLRPRLVRGATARRATSRLLPSDPAWPNPKKWEQLSKQVDGNLIRVEPLFGPCNPESKAAACQDVVNNLKNPFYLGDQPAGTQVSGWLDAWTPAASVYAVRARNTGDVVAAVNFARENNLRLVVKGGAHSYQGTSNAPDSLLVWTRSMNRVTLHEAFVPKGCEGKIAPEPAVTTEAGAVWADLYDAVIVKGGRYVQGGGCTSVGVAGLVQSGGFGSFSKGFGTAAASLLEAEIVTADGQIRIANECMNPDLFWAIKGGGGGSWGIVTKLTLRTHELPKFAGVIGGTIRASSDAAFHRLISRFIAFYKESLLNPHWGESVKVGSNTLEISMLYQGNDNAEPQRTWQPFAEWVKKEQDSLTILEEIDSSTIEMRSLWDVPARRKRGSNAMVYDTRPGAPETHGWWRGDQEQVGVFIHGYESLWMPESLLGSDTQPKFVDALLAAGRHNVIELHFNKGLAGATTEVLAAARNTATNPVVLQSFALAITARAGAPRFPGQQGASMDLDAAKRNARSVDAAIAELRRIVLDGGSYVSESNYFHPSWQHAFWGNHYPKLRAVKDRYDPDGLFFVHHGVGSEDWSPDGLLRLN